TTCATTCCCCTGCACTTTCAGTTTTTTAGGGTTATCAGGAAGCATACTGATGTCTAAGAAAATATTGTTTCGGGAATCTATTTTTTTTAAAGTCTCGATAACATCCCATAAAAGTTGGTCAATTCTTACTTTATCGATTTTTTGAATTCTACCGTCAAATCCGGTTTGGGCGATTAATAAAAGTGCTTTTATTTTTTTATCAAGCTTTTCGGCTTCGTCTAAAATAATCTCGAGCGTTTCTTTATACTCTTCTGCAGTTCGGTTGATAGAAAGTGCCACATCAGCTTCACCCATAATCGATGTAAGCGGCGTTCTGAGCTCGTGTGAAACGTTTCCAATCAAATGGTTTTGAGTTTCAAAAGAAGTCTCAATTCTGGTCAACATCGTATTGAATGTTTCAACCAATTCATTAAGTTCTTTGTTGCCTGGTTGAGGTTCTAGTCTTAAATGCAGGTTTTCAGAGCTGATTTCTTTTACTTTTCCAGTGATTTTTAAAATCGGTCTGAATAAGGTTTTAGACAAATAAAAAGAGAAAATCATGCTGAAAAATATCGAAAGAATCATACATGTGATCAGTGTTCTTTTTAAAAAACCAAGATAATGTACGACGTAGTGGTTTTTGGCTGAAGCAATGGCGATGTAATCTTTGTTTTGATATTTGAAAGTCTGACCGATATAATAAAATTCAGAATCGTTGTAATTGGCTTCACCAGATCTGATTATATTTTTAAAAAATGTGTCCGGAATATGTACTTCGTGGGAGATTTTTTTGAAATTTGAATCTGCCGGAATGGCAAAAACATAGTCTCTTTCCATCGGAAGTTCTTCGTCATTCCTGCTATTGAGAATGTAGTTTTCAGGAAGATCGAGATGTTCTTTGCTTTTCTCAATCTGTACAATTGTGGTTGTACGTATTTTTAACAATTCATAAAACCTTTGATGCGAAAAATTAACAATAGAAAAGTACACCGATCCCCCAAAAATCAAAATAACGGTTGTAAAAACAGCCATCAAAAGGATCATTGTTTTAGTTTGATTGGTAACGACTCTATTAAACATTTTCTAAGGTTTTTTTAAAACATATCCCATTCCTATTACGGTGTGGATGAGTTTGCTATCTTCTTGGTTATCTATTTTTTTTCGTAAATAATTGACATAAACATCCACAACATTAGTTCCCAGTTCGTAATTAACTCCCC
The sequence above is a segment of the Chryseobacterium turcicum genome. Coding sequences within it:
- a CDS encoding sensor histidine kinase, whose translation is MFNRVVTNQTKTMILLMAVFTTVILIFGGSVYFSIVNFSHQRFYELLKIRTTTIVQIEKSKEHLDLPENYILNSRNDEELPMERDYVFAIPADSNFKKISHEVHIPDTFFKNIIRSGEANYNDSEFYYIGQTFKYQNKDYIAIASAKNHYVVHYLGFLKRTLITCMILSIFFSMIFSFYLSKTLFRPILKITGKVKEISSENLHLRLEPQPGNKELNELVETFNTMLTRIETSFETQNHLIGNVSHELRTPLTSIMGEADVALSINRTAEEYKETLEIILDEAEKLDKKIKALLLIAQTGFDGRIQKIDKVRIDQLLWDVIETLKKIDSRNNIFLDISMLPDNPKKLKVQGNEQLLHLAVANIINNGCKYSNHQQVKVSLGATDTDLYIIIKDNGIGIPESEMNKIYDPFFRASNTRNYEGYGIGLPLARNIVRMHNGELLVSSHENQGTTVQMRFPTIYGTQKEENPS